A DNA window from Comamonas fluminis contains the following coding sequences:
- a CDS encoding esterase/lipase family protein: MSKRTKEWLAVNTWFWRFVVVGNLAAALLWWHWCWPHQPWLAVAGVGLLACAAGMQLGLQMLLMRHVLRSRRLPRPSAGVVLRAWLAEWKLSLQIFGWRIPFRQNAVPDYFPADASGQVGVVLVHGYFCSRAVWAPWLQRLQKQGIACAAMTLEPAHGHPVDAMVADLHRSVLQMVDRTGQPPLLVAHSMGGLVVRAWLKTLSARQRARYLAHVVTVATPHGGTWLGRFAHSLPARDMREASAWLQALGPLPADVGMSCWCSSSDNIVFPPPLAVMLGAAQHQVEDAAHMQLLFDERVWQHCLQLRAQLQGRVQRLVSD; the protein is encoded by the coding sequence GTGTCAAAACGCACCAAGGAGTGGCTGGCAGTGAATACCTGGTTCTGGCGGTTTGTGGTGGTGGGCAATCTGGCTGCGGCGCTGCTGTGGTGGCACTGGTGCTGGCCGCATCAGCCCTGGCTGGCCGTTGCGGGCGTGGGGTTGCTGGCCTGTGCGGCGGGTATGCAGCTGGGTTTGCAGATGCTGCTGATGCGTCATGTGCTGCGCAGCAGACGGCTGCCGCGGCCCTCTGCAGGGGTGGTGCTGCGCGCCTGGCTGGCGGAGTGGAAGCTGTCGCTGCAGATTTTTGGCTGGCGCATTCCATTTCGCCAGAATGCAGTGCCTGACTACTTTCCGGCGGACGCTTCAGGGCAGGTGGGCGTGGTGCTGGTGCATGGCTATTTCTGCAGCCGCGCAGTGTGGGCGCCTTGGCTGCAGAGGTTGCAAAAGCAGGGCATTGCCTGCGCTGCAATGACGCTGGAGCCTGCGCATGGGCACCCGGTGGATGCCATGGTGGCAGATCTGCACCGCAGCGTGCTGCAGATGGTGGACAGGACCGGCCAGCCGCCGCTGCTGGTGGCGCACAGCATGGGCGGACTGGTGGTGCGAGCCTGGCTCAAGACCTTGAGTGCCCGGCAGCGGGCGCGGTATCTGGCCCATGTGGTGACCGTGGCTACGCCCCATGGCGGAACGTGGCTGGGGCGGTTTGCCCACAGCCTGCCTGCGCGTGACATGCGTGAGGCCAGCGCGTGGCTGCAGGCGCTGGGCCCGCTGCCCGCTGATGTGGGCATGAGCTGCTGGTGCAGCAGCAGCGACAACATTGTTTTTCCGCCGCCGCTGGCCGTCATGCTCGGAGCCGCGCAGCACCAGGTGGAAGATGCTGCGCATATGCAGTTGCTGTTTGATGAGCGGGTCTGGCAGCACTGCCTGCAACTGCGGGCGCAGTTGCAGGGCAGGGTGCAGAGGCTGGTTTCAGACTGA